Genomic segment of Desulfovibrio sp. ZJ209:
GGAGGCTTGCCGCGTGCGCCAGCATGGCGTAGGTGCCGGGCGCCGAGCCCGGCGCGCCATGGCGGGAGGCCGCCTCGGAGGCGACGCTGCGGCTGGCGGCCACCAGCGAAAGCTGGATGACGGCCTCAAAGCGTGTTTGCGCCGTGTTGAGGGGCTTTGGCTCCGTCATGCCTGAGAAGGCCAGCCAATAGGCGGGCACGGCGCGGACCACGGCCTCCCAGTCGCCCGCAAGCTCGCCGCCGTAGGAGCCCACAAAGCGCAGCCAGGCGGGCTTTTCCTCCTTGAGGGCCGCGAGCACGGCGGATTCAAGCTCTGCGATACGGCCAAACACGGTTCACCGCCATTCGTTCTGGCGGCCGCAGCGCACGAAGGCCACGCCGCCCGTGGTTTCGCCTTCGTCCTCGCCCGCGCCGGAATCCGGCGGGGGCGGCAGGTCGGCCAGGCCCCTGGCAACGGCCTTGAGCCAGTCAAGGGCCTCCTGGTAGCGGCGCATGATGCCCTCGTCGTCGCGGGCATTGCCGCCGCACAGGTGATAGTGGGCCATGTCGGCCACAAAGCCTGTCAGGGGCTCGGGCCAGAGGGGCGCGCCGCCCTCGCCCGTGGCCGGGGTGAGCGGCACCTTGTAGCGCGTGGCGAGGTAGCTGTCCGCCTCGCGGCTGGCGCGGCGGAGCGCCCGGAGCAGGAGGGCCTCGTCCAGTTCGTCCTCCTGTTCCGCGCCTTCTTCGCCCTGGGCCGGGGCGAGCTGCATGAGCTCGTCCCGGCCGAAGTGCGCAAGCAGGGTCGCCACGCCGCCATAGGGCGGGGACTCGGGAAGCACAGCCACCGGCGGCAGGGCATCAGGCATGGGCCTCACCTTCGGGGTCCTCGCCTTCGGGCGCGTCGCCCTCGGGGGCCGGGTTGTCGGGTTCCTCGGGCGCGCCGAGCTCGCCGTCAGCGGGGGGCGCGGCCAGGGCGTTTCGGGCCTCGGGGGCCTCGAGCACCGTCACCACGAGCATGGGGTCGGCCGTAAGGGCGGCCAATTCCTTCCCGGAGACCACCAGTTCCTGCCCCTCGGCATCAAAGCGGTAACCGCAGCGGCAACGCCGTGCCAGCGGGGCCTTGGCTTTCACATGGACGATCATGTCGCCTCCTCCTACAGCCACGCGCAGTTGACGATGGTGGCCATGTTGTAGCAGGGGTTGCTCTCGCCGCCGTTGATGAGCTGGAGATCCACCAGCTTGATGGCGTCGGCCTCAAGGGACGCGGGCACCACAAGCAAGGTGCCGGCCTTGCCGCCACGGCCGAGGCCCAGGGGGCGGCCGCCGTCGGCCCGGAAGGACTGCATGAGGGCGCGGGCCTTGAGGAAATTGGCCTGGTTCAGGGCGTCGCGCACGCAGACGGCCTGCTGCCAGAAGCCAAAGCCCGCGTTGCAGCGGTAGCGCACGCCGTAGCGGTATTCGTCGGCCATGAAGACGTTGTCGGTGCGCGCGTCCGTCTGGCTGGTCATTTCCGGGGCCGTGCGCTCCTGGAAGATGAGCGGCTTGAGCGGGCGGGAAACGTCCAGCAGATACCAGGGCGTCGCGCCTTCCGCGCCCTCGCCTTCGATGAGGTTGCTCACGGTTTCGGGCGTGCCCGTGCCTTCCACGTTGGGATAGACCGGGTGGTCGGTGTCAAAGAAGTTCTG
This window contains:
- a CDS encoding Mu-like prophage major head subunit gpT family protein, producing MAIVNNALISALRPGFSAAFARGKAKAPSQWQLVATRMSSANKSTTYGWLGQFPKLSEWVGSRSVKNMAEHGYSIVNNLYEGTVGVKRTDIEDDNLGIYTPLFEEMGYATATHPDELVFALLGKGVSTECYDGQNFFDTDHPVYPNVEGTGTPETVSNLIEGEGAEGATPWYLLDVSRPLKPLIFQERTAPEMTSQTDARTDNVFMADEYRYGVRYRCNAGFGFWQQAVCVRDALNQANFLKARALMQSFRADGGRPLGLGRGGKAGTLLVVPASLEADAIKLVDLQLINGGESNPCYNMATIVNCAWL
- a CDS encoding DUF1320 domain-containing protein, producing the protein MPDALPPVAVLPESPPYGGVATLLAHFGRDELMQLAPAQGEEGAEQEDELDEALLLRALRRASREADSYLATRYKVPLTPATGEGGAPLWPEPLTGFVADMAHYHLCGGNARDDEGIMRRYQEALDWLKAVARGLADLPPPPDSGAGEDEGETTGGVAFVRCGRQNEWR